One Dreissena polymorpha isolate Duluth1 chromosome 9, UMN_Dpol_1.0, whole genome shotgun sequence genomic window carries:
- the LOC127845766 gene encoding uncharacterized protein LOC127845766 isoform X2, whose protein sequence is MDDDSIVGPQNGADLPCQILNVPVSIDESLVDSYCLVEYDGKPYPGKITEVDDISVKVKAMHCIGINRYFWPLHNDECWYERDRIISMLPCEPEKLSGRHQALPLPIWEAVKDKYDLQTCIIIF, encoded by the exons ATGGATGACGACAGCATCGTAGGTCCACAAAACGGGGCTGATCTTCCTTGTCAG ATTCTCAATGTACCAGTCAGTATTGACGAGAGTCTAGTTGACAGCTATTGTTTGGTCGAGTATGATGGTAAACCATATCCAGGAAAGATAACCGAAGTAGACGATATCAGTGTGAAAGTTAAAGCAATGCATTGTATCGGTATCAATCGATATTTCTGGCCTTTACATAATGACGAATGCTGGTACGAAAGAGATCGTATCATTTCCATGTTACCCTGTGAACCAGAGAAGCTGAGTGGCCGTCACCAGGCCCTACCTCTACCAATATGGGAGGCAGTGAAAGATAAATATGATCTGCAAACATGTATCATTATCTTTTGA
- the LOC127845766 gene encoding uncharacterized protein LOC127845766 isoform X1, whose product MYFTPKFSLVLFQVVVKESGRVQSRILSCLCSPDCSCYQPVTTNFNVQPFANPVLMDDDSIVGPQNGADLPCQILNVPVSIDESLVDSYCLVEYDGKPYPGKITEVDDISVKVKAMHCIGINRYFWPLHNDECWYERDRIISMLPCEPEKLSGRHQALPLPIWEAVKDKYDLQTCIIIF is encoded by the exons ATGTATTTTACTCCTAAATTTAGTCTTGTACTCTTTCAGGTTGTTGTCAAAGAAAGCGGGAGAGTTCAGTCAAGAATCCTGAGTTGTTTATGTTCACCGGATTGTTCATGTTACCAACCGGTTACAACCAATTTCAATGTCcag CCGTTTGCAAATCCCGTACTGATGGATGACGACAGCATCGTAGGTCCACAAAACGGGGCTGATCTTCCTTGTCAG ATTCTCAATGTACCAGTCAGTATTGACGAGAGTCTAGTTGACAGCTATTGTTTGGTCGAGTATGATGGTAAACCATATCCAGGAAAGATAACCGAAGTAGACGATATCAGTGTGAAAGTTAAAGCAATGCATTGTATCGGTATCAATCGATATTTCTGGCCTTTACATAATGACGAATGCTGGTACGAAAGAGATCGTATCATTTCCATGTTACCCTGTGAACCAGAGAAGCTGAGTGGCCGTCACCAGGCCCTACCTCTACCAATATGGGAGGCAGTGAAAGATAAATATGATCTGCAAACATGTATCATTATCTTTTGA